In Hippoglossus stenolepis isolate QCI-W04-F060 chromosome 20, HSTE1.2, whole genome shotgun sequence, the following are encoded in one genomic region:
- the gzf1 gene encoding GDNF-inducible zinc finger protein 1, with translation MRRKVVQLTSRSHHENILASLHQLRLQGQLCDVTVHVDFQGDKQEFRAHQVVLAASSGYFKNTLLIQDVARDTVSLSNVHSDDFSKFLEFVYTGKVEVASKKIADVQAAAELLDCRDLSEVCDEAMRAETLEPPKKKTPASNVADHYYLQCDDKEKGPKGKKQLGRLVLKRQLSPQSSENEVTAKTSQVKKTVTNEKSEGGQVQPRKSSRRILQRRLNATREASNSENQVTNEDAEGFEDRTEVEAQPENGAERRDESSCRVPGSDVDNGENEDDVQSNPEDPMLSVDEEEEEEEEEEGEEGESKVTSKRTSKAQFQCEKCQRTFHYERSYLKHISTYHGVKADVVYRCETCQQTFANRSNLKIHEKHVHSSERLFSCASCSKTFKRKKDVVRHQRQVHERNNMRHVCPDCGKSLSSKTALLLHERIHTGAKPFECTECSARFTQNAALKMHRRIHTGEKPFACDECEARFTQKHMLAYHKRSHTGEKPFMCEACGKSFASKEYLRHHSNIHTGFKPYKCEQCGRGFAQRNSLHQHLKIHTGERPYSCKECDKHFTQINALQRHQRIHTGEKPYMCALCNRTFTDKSTLRRHAMTHDADAPWKTYLVVLEGNVEDKKPKSTPKGKTKKAGAGEKTSPSRKSGGGAATGDTVSTGAEGDAVAAADATCAVDAAAGKTTTDSIVVPAEPITLPPDWTSHGTIALVSHGGITVIHTEVPPGTHIQPIMTTDGTSTNLISLDGSAIPFAIPVSMAHPIPLSSSTTSLSVPSVLSLPVSDATLASVSEIPAVSTSSVLEAAVSQTILSPVSETKINQSEPDIQTVIVSDMVCGSEQTAAVDGQEKEKTAENSLDEIKKTPDQDAV, from the exons ATGAGGCGCAAAGTGGTCCAGCTCACCTCCAGGTCGCACCATGAAAACATCCTGGCTTCTCTGCATCAGCTGAGGCTGCAGGGACAGTTGTGTGATGTCACCGTGCACGTTGACTTCCAGGGGGACAAGCAGGAGTTTCGGGCCCATCAGGTGGTGCTCGCAGCATCCAGTGGCTACTTCAAGAACACCCTTCTCATCCAGGATGTAGCCCGAGACACAGTCTCCCTCTCAAATGTGCATTCTGACGATTTCTCCAagtttctggagtttgtgtACACGGGTAAAGTGGAAGTTGCCAGCAAAAAGATCGCTGACGTGCAAGCAGCGGCAGAGTTGTTGGACTGTAGGGATCTGTCAGAGGTTTGTGATGAGGCCATGCGTGCTGAGACTTTAGAACCCCCTAAAAAGAAAACGCCTGCATCAAATGTTGCGGATCATTATTACTTACAGTGTGACGATAAAGAAAAAGGGCCCAAAGGGAAGAAGCAGCTGGGCAGGCTAGTTCTGAAGCGGCAGCTCTCACCACAGAGCTCTGAGAATGAAGTCACCGCAAAAACATCTCAGGTGAAGAAAACAGTGACGAATGAAAAAAGCGAAGGGGGACAGGTGCAGCCGAGGAAATCCAGCCGCAGAATCCTTCAGAGGCGTCTAAACGCGACAAGAGAGGCTTCGAACAGTGAAAACCAAGTTACCAATGAAGACGCAGAGGGGTTTGAGGACAGGACTGAAGTCGAGGCTCAGCCAGAGAACGGAGCAGAGAGAAGGGATGAGTCTTCATGCAGAGTGCCGGGCTCTGATGTGGACAACGGTGAAAACGAGGACGATGTGCAAAGTAATCCCGAAGACCCCATGTTATCtgtggatgaagaggaagaggaggaggaggaggaggagggggaagagggagagtCCAAGGTGACGTCCAAACGAACGTCCAAAGCCCAGTTCCAGTGTGAAAAGTGCCAGCGGACCTTCCACTACGAGAGGAGCTACTTGAAGCACATCAG CACGTACCATGGAGTGAAAGCAGACGTCGTCTACCGCTGTGAGACCTGCCAGCAGACCTTCGCCAACCGCAGCAACTTGAAGATCCACGAGAAGCACGTCCACAGCAGCGAGAGACTCTTTTCCTGCGCCTCCTGCTCGAAGACCTTCAAACGAAAGAAGGATGTCGTCCGCCATCAAAGACAG GTGCACGAACGTAACAATATGCGTCACGTCTGCCCTGATTGTGGAAAGTCACTCAGCTCCAAAACGGCTCTGTTGCTGCATGAGCGGATACACACTGGCGCAAAGCCTTTTGAGTGCACTGAATGCAGCGCCAGATTTACCCAGAATGCTGCTCTCAAGATGCACCGCAG GAttcacacaggagagaagccTTTTGCATGTGATGAGTGCGAAGCCAGGTTCACTCAGAAGCACATGTTGGCTTATCATAAGAGATCACACACAG gagagaAGCCTTTCATGTGTGAGGCGTGTGGGAAAAGCTTTGCATCTAAAGAATACCTCCGGCACCACTCAAACATCCACACTGGCTTCAAGCCGTACAAGTGTGAACAGTGTGGCCGAGGCTTCGCTCAGAGGAATTCTCTCCACCAGCATTTAAAGATACACACAG GCGAGCGTCCGTACAGTTGTAAAGAATGTGACAAGCACTTTACCCAGATCAACGCCCTGCAGAGGCACCAGCGTATCCACACGGGGGAGAAACCCTACATGTGTGCCCTTTGTAACCGCACCTTCACGGACAAGTCCACCCTCCGCAGGCACGCTATG ACTCACGACGCCGATGCTCCCTGGAAGACCTACCTGGTGGTTCTGGAGGGAAATGTGGAGGACAAGAAACCCAAATCCACCCCCAagggaaagacaaaaaaagcaGGAGCAGGGGAGAAAACGAGCCCATCAAGAAAAAGTGGCGGTGGTGCTGCAACTGGTGACACTGTTTCCACTGGTGCTGAAGGTGACGCTGTTGCTGCCGCTGATGCCACTTGTGCTGTTGATGCTGCTGCCGGTAAAACCACCACAGATTCCATTGTGGTTCCCGCCGAGCCAATCACTCTTCCACCTGATTGGACCAGCCATGGAACCATTGCTCTGGTCAGTCACGGCGGGATCACCGTCATCCACACCGAGGTGCCACCTGGGACGCATATCCAGCCCATCATGACCACTGACGGCACAAGCACCAACCTCATTTCCTTAGATGGTTCCGCCATCCCCTTCGCTATACCTGTCTCTATGGCTCATCCCATCcccttgtcctcctccaccacctctttGTCCGTACCCTCAGTTCTCTCCCTTCCCGTCTCTGACGCCACATTGGCATCGGTCTCCGAGATCCCAGCTGTTTCAACGTCATCCGTCCTGGAAGCTGCTGTGTCACAGACGATTCTGTCTCCAGTTTCCGAGACCAAGATCAACCAATCAGAACCTGATATTCAGACTGTGATTGTCAGTGACATGGTTTGCGGAAGCGAACAAACGGCAGCCGTCGATggacaggaaaaggaaaagacagcAGAGAACTCTTtggatgaaattaaaaagacCCCCGATCAAGACGCTGTGTAG
- the napbb gene encoding N-ethylmaleimide-sensitive factor attachment protein, beta b, which translates to MDNSGKEKEAIQLMADADKKVKSSGSFLGGMFGGGPHKVEEACEMYCRAANMFKMAKNWSAAGNAFCKAARLHSQLQNKHDCATSFIDAGNAFKKSDPNEAIKCLNASIEIYTDMGRFTIAAKHHINIAEIYESEMVDIEKAIAHYEQAADYYKGEESNSSANKCLLKVGGYSAQLEQYQKAIEIYEQVGANTMDNPLLKYSAKEYFFKASLCHFIVDELNAKIAIEKYEEMFPAFTDSRECKLLKKLLEAHEEQNTEAFTEAVKEFDSISRLDQWHTTLLLRIKKTIQGDEGDLK; encoded by the exons ATGGACAACTCggggaaggagaaggaagcCATTCAGCTGATGGCCGACGCCGATAAGAAAGTCAAGTCGTCCGGCTCCTTTCTGGGCGGGATGTTTGGAGG AGGACCTCACAAAGTGGAAGAAGCATGTGAGATGTACTGCAGAGCGGCCAACATGTTCAAGATGGCCAAAAACTGGAGCG CTGCTGGAAATGCGTTTTGCAAGGCCGCACGTCTCCATTcgcagctgcagaacaaacatgACTGCGCCACCAGTTTCATCGACGCAGGGAACGCTTTCAAGAAGTCTGACCCAAATG AGGCAATCAAGTGTTTAAATGCTTCCATCGAAATATACACAGACATG GGAAGATTCACCATCGCAGCCAAACACCACATCAATATCGCAGAGATCTACGAGTCTGAAATGGTGGATATCGAAAAG gCCATTGCACATTATGAACAAGCAGCCGACTACTACAAAGGAGAAGAATCAAACAG TTCTGCTAACAAGTGTCTGCTGAAGGTCGGGGGTTACTCTGCTCAGCTGGAGCAGTACCAGAAAGCGATTGAGATCTACGAGCAG GTCGGAGCTAACACGATGGACAACCCGCTGCTGAAATACAGCGCCAAAGAGTATTTCttcaaagcctccctctgtcaTTTCATCGTCGACGAGCTCAACGCCAAG ATTGCTATTGAAAAATATGAGGAGATGTTCCCGGCTTTTACAGACTCCAGAGAATGCAAGTTGTTGAAG AAACTTCTTGAGGCACATGAAGAGCAGAACACTGAAGCTTTTACAGAGGCA GTAAAGGAGTTTGACTCGATCTCACGTCTGGACCAGTGGCACACAACCCTCCTGCTGCGCATCAAAAAGACCATCCAGGGCGACGAAGGGGATCTGAAATGA